agaagaaaaagaagaatcctGTCTTTAAGAAGTAatctttggggagttctcatcgtggctcagtggtaacaaaaccaattagtatccatgagatggcctcactcggtgggttagggatcctgaatatctgtgagatgtggtgtaggatccagatgtggcttggattgcacattgctatagttgtggcatataccaacagctgcagctccgattcagcctttagcctgggaacttccatctgccatgggtgcagccataaaaaaaaaaagtcattgtcatTCAGTTATCAAttgaaatgctttatttcttaaaggtattttttaaaattaattcaaatatttttatatttcaaatcagGTATCCTAGCCTTAGAtataaaactcatttttcttggagttcactttgtggcacagtggttaacaaacccaactagaatccatgaggatgtggattcgatccctggccttgctcagtgggttaaggatccagcattgcggtgagctgtggtgtaggtcacagacatggcttggatcctatgctgtggctctggcataggctggtggctacagctccaattcgacccctagcctgccgaCTTCCATGtgcggcgggtgtggccctaaaaagctaaataaataattaaaaaactcaggagttcccgccatggcacagcagaaacaaatccaactagaaaccatgaggttgcaggttcgatccctggcctcactcagtgggttaagggtctagtgttgctgtggctgtggcggaggctggcagctgtagctccgattggacccctagcctgggaacctccatatgccatgggtgtggtcctaaaaaacaaagacaaaaacacctCATTTTTCCTgagtatattttctctttatttgagTAATATATTTTCATAGAGTGTGTTGAAAATTAGGAAAATCAAGTGTTCTTGTTCTGTCAGGTGTAGTATTTAGAGTGTTATTTTGATAAAAACCAGTAGCTCTGATATGGCCTGAAAATACTTGCTCCTTTGGAGTATAATAACAGGGGaaaaactgtggcataggtaaaAATTCACCGTAATTACTTGAATTGGTTTTATACATAATCATCTTAGGTTTTGATAGTGAGGTAGCTGTATGGAGTGACCTTGGGTCCAACATACACGAAAACACAGGATTGCCAGGGTTCACACAAGAAGGCCGTTGTTCAGGTTTCATTTCTGTATCTGAATTTGAAGCTGAA
The Sus scrofa isolate TJ Tabasco breed Duroc chromosome 1, Sscrofa11.1, whole genome shotgun sequence DNA segment above includes these coding regions:
- the C1H15orf65 gene encoding uncharacterized protein C15orf65 homolog yields the protein MTECDWDKKSTSASNSDTEMKPEQRPSCVNPGNPVFSCMLDPRSLHTATSLSKPKMIMYKTNSSNYGEFLPMPQFFPCYYTPKEQVFSGHIRATGFYQNNTLNTTPDRTRTLDFPNFQHTL